One genomic window of Moorella glycerini includes the following:
- the rph gene encoding ribonuclease PH, which produces MALTRVKGRNPRELRPVTIERHYLKYAEGSVLISMGDTRVICSATVEEKVPPFLRNSGRGWITAEYALLPRSTQERTVREATRGRISGRTQEIQRLIGRALRSVVDTAILGERTIWLDCDVLQADGGTRTAAITGSFVALADALAGLVAAGTIPRLPLQDFLAAVSVGLVEGELLLDLDFEEDSHASVDMNVVMTGSGQLVEIQGTAEKQPFSREEMAAMLDLAGEGIASLIAIQRQVLGPLAGQVGTGHE; this is translated from the coding sequence ATGGCCTTGACCAGGGTAAAGGGGCGTAACCCCAGGGAGTTGCGCCCGGTGACAATAGAACGGCATTATCTTAAGTACGCTGAAGGCTCGGTATTGATAAGCATGGGTGACACGCGGGTCATCTGCAGTGCTACCGTGGAGGAAAAAGTACCACCCTTTTTACGCAACAGCGGCAGGGGCTGGATTACAGCCGAATATGCCCTGCTGCCGCGGTCGACCCAGGAGCGGACCGTCCGGGAAGCGACCCGGGGCCGCATCAGCGGCCGCACCCAGGAAATCCAGCGCCTGATTGGCCGGGCGTTACGCAGCGTCGTCGATACGGCGATTTTAGGCGAAAGGACCATCTGGCTTGATTGCGACGTCCTCCAGGCTGACGGCGGTACCCGGACGGCAGCCATTACCGGTAGTTTCGTAGCCCTGGCCGACGCCCTGGCCGGGCTGGTGGCGGCCGGGACCATACCCCGGCTGCCCCTCCAGGATTTCCTGGCGGCCGTCAGTGTAGGGCTCGTTGAAGGCGAACTGCTGCTGGACCTGGATTTTGAGGAAGATTCCCATGCCAGTGTTGATATGAATGTAGTTATGACCGGTTCCGGGCAACTGGTAGAGATCCAGGGTACGGCGGAAAAGCAACCCTTCAGCCGGGAAGAAATGGCCGCCATGCTCGACCTGGCCGGGGAAGGGATAGCCAGTTTAATTGCCATCCAGCGGCAGGTCCTGGGGCCCCTGGCGGGCCAGGTGGGGACAGGCCATGAGTAG
- a CDS encoding XTP/dITP diphosphatase yields MSRIVVATGNEGKAREFRELLRGLDVVVATLRDFPGLELPEETGNTFAENAILKARMVAEGTGLPSLGDDSGLEVDFLKGAPGVYSARFAGEPADDWRNNTKLLQLLAGVPWEQRTARFRCALALVTPGGDTYLAEGTLEGFIALEPRGDYGFGYDPLFYLPAYGKTLAELGEEIKNNLSHRARAVQNLWPVLSRLWPGDKAGDTRY; encoded by the coding sequence ATGAGTAGGATAGTCGTAGCTACCGGTAACGAAGGGAAGGCCAGGGAATTCCGGGAGCTTCTGCGGGGACTGGATGTGGTTGTGGCAACCTTAAGGGATTTTCCAGGGTTGGAGCTTCCTGAGGAAACGGGCAATACCTTCGCCGAAAATGCCATTCTGAAGGCGCGTATGGTGGCAGAAGGCACCGGGCTACCGTCCCTGGGGGATGATTCCGGCCTGGAAGTGGATTTCCTTAAAGGAGCGCCGGGGGTTTATTCCGCCCGCTTTGCCGGCGAACCGGCTGATGACTGGCGGAATAACACTAAACTGCTCCAACTTTTAGCCGGTGTACCGTGGGAACAACGTACAGCCCGTTTCCGCTGTGCCCTGGCCCTGGTAACTCCCGGAGGAGATACTTACCTGGCTGAAGGCACCCTGGAAGGCTTCATCGCCCTGGAGCCCCGGGGTGACTACGGATTCGGTTATGACCCCCTGTTTTATCTGCCGGCATACGGTAAAACCCTGGCCGAACTGGGGGAGGAAATTAAAAACAATCTCAGCCACCGGGCCCGGGCCGTCCAGAACCTCTGGCCGGTTTTAAGCCGGCTGTGGCCGGGCGATAAAGCAGGCGATACAAGATATTAA
- a CDS encoding IS1634 family transposase has product MFPRIITTRRGGHTYHYLVLVESYREKGKVKQRQVGHLGNIDQYSQEEIQRLINKLREFLKEDELGTVKDLQTFGTKHYGIPYVVNFFWERLDLDAFFKNYLQNRQVEMDVALCTKIMILNRLIAPKSKLGVSQWLRQIYLPELEEKQPELHHFYRTLDVLEEMKDYLERHLYNRLTDLLSYQLNLVFYDLTSSYFEGTHCPLARFGYSRDHRPDCRQINIGLLVTPEGMPIAHQVFEGNIPDKVTVAGAIEQLKQKFAIKSCIFVGDRGMLTSHNLEELKEANFRYILGFHKRGREVSDELLARYQNLEEYQLIDGDNPLFYVEVPPEQVQAPPKENLVEGEEEEKENFEPPVRYILCHNPLKAQEDYEFRVKAIEEARIKLQELKDRLARETPRRGRKPTTKGVMLKAAAILNKKGLAPIFDITYDGKSFNFEINEPALAKEALRDGKFLIQTNADLPAEEVIAAYKNLLQVETAFRHIKDFIRLRPIYHYNESRVKGHIFICVLAYLFEKWLEVIHRRYIEDEIFKAKQIPDPESQERELRRWKVAHKSGRRILELLEEIKAVDQQFLDKRIYSITQPGQSQSELLKILGLPLPPKILTFR; this is encoded by the coding sequence TTGTTCCCCCGTATTATCACTACCAGGCGCGGCGGCCATACCTACCATTATCTGGTCCTGGTAGAATCCTACCGGGAAAAAGGCAAGGTAAAACAGCGCCAGGTTGGGCATTTAGGCAACATCGACCAGTATTCCCAGGAAGAGATACAGCGGCTTATTAATAAACTGCGGGAATTCCTTAAGGAAGATGAGCTGGGCACTGTTAAGGACCTCCAGACCTTCGGCACCAAGCATTATGGTATCCCCTATGTGGTGAATTTTTTCTGGGAGCGACTGGACCTGGACGCCTTCTTTAAAAACTATCTCCAAAATCGTCAAGTAGAGATGGATGTGGCCTTATGCACCAAGATTATGATTTTAAACCGCCTCATCGCTCCTAAAAGCAAGCTTGGAGTATCCCAATGGTTAAGGCAAATTTACCTGCCGGAACTGGAAGAGAAACAGCCTGAGTTGCATCATTTTTACCGTACTCTTGACGTCCTGGAAGAAATGAAGGATTATCTGGAACGCCACTTGTACAACCGGCTTACGGATCTCTTGAGTTATCAGCTTAACCTGGTGTTTTACGACTTGACCAGCAGCTACTTTGAAGGTACCCATTGCCCCCTGGCCAGGTTCGGTTATTCCCGCGACCACCGGCCGGACTGCCGGCAAATTAATATTGGCCTCCTGGTGACTCCGGAAGGCATGCCTATTGCCCACCAGGTATTTGAAGGTAATATACCTGATAAAGTAACCGTGGCTGGCGCCATCGAACAACTTAAGCAAAAGTTTGCCATCAAGAGCTGTATTTTCGTGGGCGACCGGGGTATGCTGACCAGTCATAATTTAGAAGAACTCAAGGAGGCTAACTTCCGTTATATCCTGGGCTTTCATAAACGCGGCCGGGAAGTGAGCGATGAACTACTGGCCAGGTACCAAAACCTCGAAGAATACCAGCTAATAGACGGCGATAACCCCCTCTTTTATGTGGAAGTACCACCAGAGCAGGTACAGGCTCCCCCTAAAGAAAACTTGGTAGAGGGAGAAGAGGAAGAAAAGGAAAACTTCGAGCCTCCGGTTCGCTATATCCTTTGCCACAATCCTCTCAAAGCCCAAGAGGATTATGAATTTCGGGTCAAAGCGATAGAAGAAGCCAGGATAAAATTGCAAGAGCTGAAAGACAGGCTGGCCCGGGAAACCCCGCGGCGGGGGCGCAAGCCTACCACAAAAGGAGTCATGCTTAAAGCAGCTGCTATCCTTAACAAGAAGGGCCTTGCTCCAATTTTTGATATTACTTATGACGGCAAGTCTTTCAACTTTGAAATTAATGAGCCGGCTCTGGCTAAAGAGGCTTTGCGGGACGGCAAATTTTTAATCCAGACTAATGCTGACCTGCCAGCTGAGGAGGTAATTGCCGCCTATAAAAACCTGCTCCAGGTAGAAACCGCCTTTCGCCATATCAAGGACTTCATTCGCTTGAGGCCTATCTACCACTACAACGAAAGTCGGGTTAAGGGACACATCTTTATATGTGTGCTGGCTTATCTCTTTGAAAAATGGCTGGAGGTGATACATCGCCGATATATTGAAGATGAGATTTTTAAGGCGAAACAAATCCCTGATCCTGAAAGTCAAGAAAGAGAGTTACGCCGCTGGAAGGTTGCCCATAAAAGCGGCCGCCGTATCCTGGAATTATTAGAAGAGATAAAGGCTGTTGACCAGCAGTTTCTTGATAAGCGGATTTATAGTATCACCCAGCCCGGACAAAGCCAGAGTGAATTGTTAAAAATTTTGGGCCTTCCACTTCCACCTAAAATTTTAACCTTCAGGTAG
- a CDS encoding Druantia anti-phage system protein DruA: MEACRKLLLELEQKGVIILPPLQKNKVRQVGGERMGSVIQTRFEAKLQEVAPVTIDPVTPFEREDWNATMAAYHPLGYSRAIGAQQRYWIRVKGARGREIVGAMLFGAAAKALDARDKWIGWTAEERRRYRPRIVNNNRFLILPEVHIPHLASHALSLAARRIRADWRERYGYEPVLLETFVEPGYQGTCYRAANWIKIGTTAGRGRQDTFKQYAVTVKTIWVYPLVRDWRRRLVEPFPEPVEETLDEGGE; encoded by the coding sequence ATGGAAGCCTGTAGGAAGCTGCTGCTGGAATTAGAACAAAAAGGGGTCATTATCTTACCACCGCTGCAAAAGAATAAGGTGCGCCAGGTCGGCGGGGAGCGAATGGGGAGTGTGATACAAACACGGTTTGAGGCCAAACTGCAAGAAGTAGCGCCAGTTACCATAGATCCGGTCACCCCTTTTGAGAGGGAGGACTGGAACGCCACCATGGCGGCATACCATCCTTTAGGGTATTCTAGAGCCATTGGGGCGCAACAGCGGTATTGGATTAGGGTAAAAGGAGCCAGAGGTCGGGAGATAGTAGGAGCGATGTTGTTTGGAGCTGCAGCCAAGGCACTGGACGCGCGGGATAAATGGATTGGCTGGACAGCTGAAGAACGCCGGCGCTATCGCCCCCGTATAGTCAACAACAACCGCTTTCTGATCCTGCCGGAGGTACACATCCCCCATCTAGCCAGCCACGCCCTTTCCCTGGCAGCGCGGCGCATTCGAGCGGACTGGCGAGAACGCTATGGTTATGAACCGGTTCTATTAGAAACCTTTGTCGAACCCGGGTACCAGGGCACCTGCTACCGGGCGGCCAACTGGATTAAAATCGGTACGACTGCAGGGCGGGGCCGTCAGGACACCTTTAAGCAATATGCCGTCACGGTTAAAACAATCTGGGTCTACCCCCTGGTACGGGACTGGCGCCGGCGGCTGGTGGAACCCTTCCCGGAGCCTGTTGAAGAAACCCTGGACGAGGGAGGGGAATAA
- a CDS encoding transposase family protein: MALRHPGSIHPSTLPTCKSVYATSQEEKADRQGTLAAQLPVWRAYLPVLLEKFARIPDPRRPRSIKHKLTVLLTFGLFLFVFAYNSRREANRELTRPAFWELLREVFPEIDTIPHMDTVNRLLAKIEPDQLEEVLIQIIKRILRNRRLQALLVEKHYIIAIDGTQKLVRSLPFAKEALHRQHGEEVSYIAYTVEAVLVGPQGITIPLLTEFCENPIGEKEAFTKQDCELKAGKRLLTRLRKAFPKLRIMIVADGLYANGPMMALCRQLHLDFMFILPQDRLKSIWEEAEGLRKLEKDQKLNYHWGNREQNFWWVSDIDYEFQEASGTCRRLKIHVAGCKESWEEKGEKKEAHWAWVSSRPFTKKNILARCNHAARHRWNIEENILVEKHQGYQYEHAFSLNWTAMKNWHLLMHLGHLLNILTLHAEALVEKVRQLGFRGTIKFLRETWSNRWINRDQLLALCTKPPRIRLAF, from the coding sequence ATGGCCTTACGGCATCCCGGGTCCATCCACCCGTCTACCCTGCCCACTTGTAAAAGCGTCTATGCCACCAGCCAAGAAGAGAAAGCCGACCGGCAAGGGACTTTAGCAGCACAGCTACCGGTATGGCGGGCGTATCTACCGGTATTGCTCGAGAAATTCGCGCGCATACCCGACCCCCGCCGTCCCCGGAGTATTAAGCATAAACTGACTGTCCTGTTGACCTTTGGGCTATTTCTCTTCGTCTTCGCCTATAACTCCAGGAGGGAAGCCAACCGGGAACTGACCCGGCCCGCCTTTTGGGAGCTATTGCGGGAGGTCTTCCCGGAGATTGACACTATCCCCCATATGGATACTGTCAATCGCCTGCTGGCAAAGATCGAACCGGACCAGTTAGAAGAAGTGCTCATACAAATCATCAAACGAATCTTACGCAACCGCCGGCTGCAGGCCTTACTGGTAGAAAAACATTATATCATAGCTATCGATGGGACCCAGAAGTTGGTGCGCAGTTTACCTTTTGCTAAAGAAGCTCTCCACCGGCAACATGGGGAAGAGGTATCATATATTGCCTATACGGTAGAAGCAGTTCTTGTCGGTCCCCAGGGGATAACTATCCCCCTGCTCACCGAGTTCTGCGAGAACCCTATCGGGGAAAAAGAGGCCTTCACCAAGCAGGATTGCGAACTAAAAGCCGGCAAACGGCTGCTGACACGCCTGCGCAAAGCCTTTCCCAAGCTACGTATCATGATAGTAGCTGATGGCCTGTACGCCAATGGCCCCATGATGGCCCTGTGCCGCCAATTACATCTGGACTTTATGTTTATCCTGCCCCAGGACCGCCTGAAAAGTATCTGGGAAGAGGCGGAAGGCCTTAGAAAACTGGAAAAGGACCAGAAACTCAATTATCATTGGGGGAACCGGGAGCAAAACTTCTGGTGGGTGAGCGATATCGACTATGAGTTCCAGGAGGCTTCCGGAACCTGCCGGCGGCTTAAAATCCATGTCGCGGGATGCAAAGAAAGCTGGGAAGAGAAAGGCGAAAAGAAGGAAGCCCACTGGGCCTGGGTATCCTCGCGGCCCTTCACCAAAAAGAATATCCTCGCCCGCTGCAATCATGCAGCCCGCCACCGCTGGAACATTGAAGAAAATATCCTGGTAGAAAAACATCAAGGCTACCAGTATGAACATGCTTTCTCTCTGAACTGGACGGCAATGAAAAACTGGCATTTGCTTATGCACCTGGGGCATCTGTTGAATATCCTGACCTTACATGCGGAAGCCCTGGTGGAGAAAGTTCGACAATTGGGTTTCAGAGGAACCATCAAGTTCCTCCGGGAGACCTGGAGCAACCGCTGGATTAATCGCGACCAATTATTGGCTCTTTGCACCAAGCCTCCCAGAATACGTTTGGCCTTTTGA
- a CDS encoding helix-turn-helix domain-containing protein produces MEIGSTIRRFREEKGYTLDDLAGRAGISPSYLSEIERGHKRPSLKTLDKICSALNIPRETLIPAENSIHLGDKIRMVRQEKGLSLKELSDKTGISFTYLSEIERGVLHPAADTLSKIASALEVPLSLLVSHTENWIGKKLKEVRESLGLTQSALAAEAGLSPAMIGQIEAGKVQPSLNTIEKIARALGISPCYLLIARDQLEEMLASMGPDLRELLLNRDVQAVLRQICYLNEKQLRFLLKFIEVFKQAQLE; encoded by the coding sequence ATGGAAATAGGTTCTACCATCAGGCGTTTCCGCGAAGAAAAGGGTTATACCCTGGACGACCTGGCGGGCAGGGCGGGGATTTCCCCTTCATATTTAAGTGAAATCGAAAGAGGCCATAAGCGCCCTTCCCTTAAAACCCTGGATAAAATCTGTTCTGCCCTCAACATTCCCAGGGAAACCCTTATACCTGCCGAAAACAGTATTCACCTGGGGGATAAAATCCGCATGGTGCGGCAGGAAAAAGGTCTTTCCCTCAAGGAATTGAGTGATAAAACAGGTATCTCCTTTACCTACCTGAGCGAAATCGAAAGGGGTGTCCTGCACCCTGCCGCCGATACTTTGAGTAAGATTGCGTCCGCCCTGGAAGTCCCCCTATCCCTGCTGGTAAGCCATACAGAAAACTGGATCGGGAAAAAACTCAAAGAGGTCCGTGAGTCCCTGGGCCTTACCCAGAGCGCCCTGGCCGCTGAGGCCGGCCTCTCGCCGGCAATGATCGGGCAGATTGAAGCAGGAAAAGTGCAGCCCTCCCTTAATACTATAGAAAAAATAGCCAGAGCCCTGGGTATTTCTCCCTGTTACTTATTAATAGCGCGGGACCAGCTGGAAGAAATGCTGGCTTCCATGGGCCCGGATTTAAGGGAACTGCTGCTGAACAGGGACGTGCAGGCAGTACTCAGGCAGATCTGTTATTTAAATGAAAAACAGCTGCGCTTTCTCTTAAAGTTTATCGAGGTCTTTAAGCAGGCCCAATTAGAATAA